Proteins co-encoded in one Acidobacteriota bacterium genomic window:
- a CDS encoding amidinotransferase, whose amino-acid sequence MNTQSVECADIVRPAQVFRPAYLMCPPKLYDVAYVINPWMNGNLHASSRALANEQWQHLHNTLSALADIELIDPRVGSPDMVFTANAGLVHAGTAVPSRFFHPERRAEEQYFSRWFHKAGYKVVELPAGMFFEGEGDALFSADGSRLWAGYGPRTSYESHQYLARAWDIEVVPLHLIDPRFYHLDTCFSPLAGNYVMYYPGAFDATSIAHIEAAYPEEKRIVVAERDAFDFACNAINIDRAIIVNGASRELVHSLETAGFCVVKVSLTEFVKAGGAAKCLVMNIESPASLW is encoded by the coding sequence ATGAACACCCAGTCAGTTGAGTGTGCCGACATCGTTCGCCCGGCGCAGGTGTTTCGTCCTGCGTATCTTATGTGCCCGCCAAAGCTCTATGACGTGGCATACGTGATCAACCCGTGGATGAACGGCAATCTGCATGCCTCATCTCGCGCGCTGGCTAACGAGCAATGGCAACATCTCCATAACACTCTCTCGGCGTTGGCTGACATCGAACTGATCGACCCCAGAGTAGGCTCGCCAGACATGGTCTTCACTGCCAATGCGGGTCTTGTGCACGCGGGCACGGCCGTTCCGAGCCGGTTCTTCCATCCTGAACGCCGCGCTGAGGAGCAATACTTCAGTCGTTGGTTTCACAAAGCAGGTTACAAGGTCGTCGAGCTTCCTGCAGGAATGTTCTTCGAAGGCGAAGGCGATGCGCTCTTTTCAGCCGATGGGTCGCGACTTTGGGCAGGCTATGGTCCACGGACATCTTATGAGAGCCACCAATATCTTGCGCGGGCATGGGACATTGAAGTCGTCCCGCTTCACCTTATCGACCCGCGTTTCTATCACCTTGATACCTGCTTTTCTCCTCTGGCGGGGAACTATGTTATGTACTACCCCGGAGCGTTCGATGCTACTTCGATCGCGCATATTGAAGCAGCTTATCCAGAAGAAAAGCGCATCGTAGTAGCAGAGCGCGATGCGTTTGATTTCGCATGTAATGCAATCAATATTGACCGCGCAATCATTGTGAATGGCGCCAGCAGAGAATTGGTTCATTCCCTGGAGACAGCTGGTTTCTGTGTTGTTAAAGTCAGCCTCACAGAGTTTGTGAAAGCTGGTGGCGCTGCCAAGTGTCTCGTCATGAATATCGAATCACCAGCAAGCCTATGGTGA
- the ligD gene encoding DNA ligase D, producing MAASKRASPGPGRKKTAKDPSAKTITAADIVDEQLARYRSMRNFSITEEPSGAERAPSKELPFCVQKHAASHLHYDFRLAWNGVLKSWAIAKGPSYFTGAKRLAVQVEDHPIEYGGFEGIIPKGQYGGGTVMLWDQGTWEPQAAYPDVDAGLRDGNLKFILHGTKLKGKWALIRMGGKWAKEKKPNWLLIKEHDAFEQREDDIPITESEVKSAVTGRTMEEIARNEDHVWNSSRTNSGAKAWSRKESATIEAATHIDLKRWLKGLPKEGQPGFISPQLATMAEVPPSEKGWLHELKLDGYRMQARKDGERVQIFTRTGLDWTKRVPTIAKTIAKLPVENATLDGELVVVAPNGTTSFADLQMSMQEGSGDSLTYFAFDLLHVNGYNTRELALKDRKEMLSEILHGIGTHQLRLSEHIETGGAELLREACKLQAEGIVSKRGAAKYQPGRTTDWIKTKCLHEQEFVVGGYTLPANGIYGVGALLLGYFEGDSLIYAGRTGTGFTQKTHQILRDRLESLAQTKSPFAALSAEARKGARWTAPELVVQVRFATWTADNLVRQAAFLGIREDKGANEVIREEPDQSIGPRRHASKPRNPAKSQGQTSATKSSPRTQTSNSGEHAPVRLTHPDKVLDTSSGMTKQMLADYYWNIAKSLLPQIAGRPVSLVRCPDGIGKPSFFQKHLSAALPKNITGVDVPNRKTGVVERYIQVDTPEALAGLAQLSVLEFHPWGSKSDDLEHPDRLIFDLDPDEDLEWREVANAAEEIRIRLKDLGLESFVKTTGGKGLHVVAPIGATHTWPEVKEFARSLAALIEKTAPHRYLTKMTKSARKGKIYLDFLRNEREATSVAAYSPRARPEAAVSMPLSWAELKQSEVRPVFRVVDFKEWKTRLSKDPWKEMNQIKQSLRI from the coding sequence ATGGCGGCATCGAAGCGAGCTTCGCCCGGACCGGGCAGAAAGAAAACGGCAAAAGACCCTTCTGCTAAAACCATTACAGCGGCTGATATAGTCGACGAGCAGTTGGCGCGTTACCGGTCAATGCGCAATTTCAGCATTACCGAAGAACCCAGCGGAGCGGAACGCGCGCCTTCGAAGGAGCTTCCCTTCTGCGTCCAGAAGCACGCCGCATCGCATCTCCATTATGACTTCCGGCTGGCCTGGAATGGCGTTCTAAAGAGCTGGGCCATCGCAAAAGGCCCAAGCTACTTTACCGGAGCCAAGCGGCTCGCCGTACAGGTGGAAGACCACCCAATCGAGTATGGCGGCTTTGAAGGCATCATCCCGAAAGGGCAATATGGCGGGGGCACCGTGATGCTTTGGGACCAGGGGACCTGGGAGCCTCAGGCTGCCTATCCCGATGTGGATGCAGGACTGCGCGATGGAAACCTGAAGTTCATCCTGCATGGCACGAAGTTGAAAGGTAAGTGGGCGCTGATTCGGATGGGCGGCAAGTGGGCGAAGGAAAAGAAGCCCAATTGGTTGCTCATCAAAGAGCATGATGCGTTCGAACAAAGAGAAGACGATATCCCCATTACCGAGTCCGAAGTGAAAAGCGCAGTCACGGGACGCACGATGGAAGAGATCGCGCGCAATGAAGATCATGTGTGGAACTCAAGTCGAACGAATTCGGGAGCCAAAGCGTGGTCTCGCAAAGAGAGCGCCACCATAGAGGCAGCTACTCATATTGACTTGAAACGATGGCTGAAGGGCCTGCCAAAAGAAGGGCAACCGGGCTTTATTTCTCCGCAGCTTGCCACAATGGCAGAGGTGCCGCCGTCAGAGAAAGGCTGGCTGCATGAACTGAAGCTGGATGGCTACAGAATGCAGGCGCGCAAGGATGGAGAGCGTGTCCAGATATTTACCCGTACCGGCCTCGACTGGACGAAACGAGTACCAACCATTGCCAAAACAATCGCGAAGCTGCCGGTCGAAAATGCGACGCTCGACGGCGAGCTGGTTGTTGTAGCTCCAAATGGCACAACGAGCTTTGCGGATCTACAAATGTCCATGCAGGAGGGGTCCGGCGATTCCCTCACCTACTTTGCCTTCGATCTCCTGCACGTCAATGGGTATAACACGCGAGAACTTGCGCTGAAAGATCGCAAAGAAATGCTCTCGGAGATACTGCATGGCATCGGCACGCATCAACTTCGGCTGAGTGAACACATCGAAACTGGCGGAGCCGAGCTACTACGCGAAGCATGCAAGTTACAGGCTGAAGGAATCGTATCGAAGCGCGGGGCAGCAAAGTATCAACCGGGCCGCACAACCGATTGGATCAAGACAAAGTGCCTTCACGAGCAGGAGTTTGTTGTAGGCGGATATACGCTCCCTGCAAATGGTATTTACGGTGTCGGTGCGCTTCTGCTTGGCTACTTCGAAGGAGATAGCCTGATCTATGCCGGACGCACCGGAACCGGATTTACGCAAAAGACACATCAGATTTTGAGAGACAGGCTGGAGAGTCTCGCTCAAACGAAAAGCCCCTTTGCAGCCTTGTCTGCGGAAGCGCGCAAAGGCGCACGTTGGACTGCGCCTGAGTTGGTGGTGCAGGTGCGCTTTGCAACGTGGACAGCGGACAACCTGGTTCGACAGGCAGCGTTTCTTGGCATTCGCGAAGACAAAGGTGCAAATGAAGTCATACGCGAAGAACCAGATCAGTCGATTGGGCCACGACGCCACGCTTCTAAGCCGCGGAACCCTGCCAAATCGCAAGGGCAAACTTCTGCGACGAAGTCTTCTCCGAGAACCCAAACCAGCAATTCCGGCGAACACGCTCCTGTAAGGCTCACACATCCCGATAAGGTGCTGGACACAAGCTCAGGCATGACAAAGCAGATGCTTGCCGACTACTACTGGAACATTGCAAAGTCGCTTCTGCCACAGATTGCCGGCAGACCTGTCAGCCTCGTTCGCTGTCCCGATGGAATAGGTAAGCCATCGTTCTTTCAAAAACACCTGAGTGCAGCACTTCCGAAGAACATCACAGGCGTCGATGTCCCAAATAGAAAGACGGGAGTAGTTGAACGTTACATCCAAGTGGACACACCTGAAGCGCTCGCTGGCCTTGCACAGCTTAGCGTCCTCGAATTTCACCCCTGGGGATCGAAGAGTGATGATCTGGAGCACCCGGATCGTCTGATCTTCGACCTTGACCCCGATGAAGACCTGGAGTGGCGTGAAGTTGCAAACGCGGCGGAAGAGATACGAATCCGGCTGAAGGACCTGGGGCTGGAAAGTTTTGTAAAGACGACTGGCGGTAAGGGATTACACGTTGTCGCTCCTATTGGAGCAACGCATACGTGGCCCGAAGTCAAGGAATTCGCCCGCAGCCTTGCAGCGCTCATAGAAAAAACTGCCCCACATCGCTATTTGACGAAGATGACGAAGTCCGCTCGCAAAGGAAAGATTTACCTGGACTTCCTGCGCAATGAGCGCGAAGCGACGTCGGTAGCAGCTTATTCGCCACGTGCACGCCCTGAAGCAGCTGTATCGATGCCGTTGAGCTGGGCTGAACTGAAGCAATCGGAAGTAAGGCCAGTCTTTCGTGTCGTCGACTTCAAAGAATGGAAGACTCGTCTATCGAAAGACCCCTGGAAAGAGATGAACCAGATCAAGCAGTCATTGCGCATTTGA
- a CDS encoding DUF1800 domain-containing protein — MQSTAKSGGSTPHPRSSKSKPATPAKVLASAPLTQRERVTQMLNRFTFGPRPGEVEQVLAQGADEWFEQQLNPAAINDNALNKRLADYPTLTMSPEQALTAFPDRGAIQAVANEKINPPTDPSLAAVYEVQLYKLFKDNVSKKVDADGKPASPPPTDAELAEQKQKDQATAARIAGELFTLPRNQRMAALVKLPVADRIAFTSYVSGEQRNLLVSEFSPRERELFNAMAANVGSSYQIASELSQAKLLRAILSERQLQEVMTDFWFNHFNIFIGKDSDQWYTTSYERDVIRKNALGKFRDLLLATATSPAMMVYLDNWNSIGPDSLANGVNPANPRSKKGNRGLNENYGREVMELHTVGVNGGYTQADVTALSAILTGWTVDRPGQAGPFLFDPKRHEPGTKQWFGHTIGTSANGMDEGTQALTLLAASPKTAHFISYKLAQRFVADDPPPALVDRLAATYLSSDGDIKTILRALVQSPEFNSRKYFHNKVKTPMEFIASAFRTTVTDPVNPGALVQALKTMGMPPYYALPPTGYYITADQWMNSSALVDRLNFAYALTGNKFANQKFDPAHVLALGVMSQPAVSPVATPAPLRQPRYAEAMLNTTASPVPGLSGQDLALHVLESSLIGEEVSAQTNQLIRKQIDQIVTPATPPTDTLNLLTALVMGSPEFQMH, encoded by the coding sequence ATGCAATCGACGGCCAAAAGTGGCGGTTCCACGCCGCATCCCAGATCATCGAAATCGAAGCCTGCAACACCCGCAAAGGTGCTGGCATCAGCTCCTCTTACGCAGCGGGAACGCGTTACGCAAATGCTCAATCGCTTCACCTTCGGGCCTCGTCCAGGCGAGGTTGAACAGGTTTTAGCACAGGGTGCCGACGAATGGTTCGAGCAGCAGCTCAACCCCGCGGCCATCAACGACAACGCGCTCAACAAACGTCTCGCCGATTATCCCACCCTGACGATGTCGCCTGAGCAGGCGCTTACCGCCTTTCCCGACCGGGGGGCCATTCAGGCCGTCGCCAATGAGAAGATCAATCCTCCAACCGACCCCAGTCTGGCAGCCGTCTACGAAGTGCAACTCTACAAGCTGTTCAAAGACAACGTCAGCAAAAAAGTGGATGCCGACGGAAAGCCTGCGTCGCCACCGCCAACCGATGCCGAGTTGGCCGAGCAAAAACAGAAGGACCAGGCGACGGCTGCCCGCATCGCAGGGGAGTTGTTCACTTTGCCGCGCAATCAGCGTATGGCTGCACTGGTCAAGCTTCCTGTAGCCGATCGCATCGCCTTCACCTCGTATGTCTCCGGAGAGCAGCGCAACCTGCTGGTCTCGGAGTTTTCACCTCGCGAGCGTGAGCTCTTCAACGCCATGGCCGCCAACGTCGGCTCTTCCTACCAGATCGCCAGCGAGCTCTCGCAAGCCAAACTGCTTCGAGCCATTCTCTCGGAACGTCAGCTTCAGGAGGTGATGACCGATTTCTGGTTCAATCACTTCAACATCTTTATCGGCAAAGACTCCGACCAGTGGTACACCACGAGCTACGAACGCGACGTAATCCGTAAAAACGCGCTCGGTAAATTCCGCGATCTGCTTCTTGCGACCGCGACCTCGCCGGCAATGATGGTCTACCTCGACAACTGGAACTCCATTGGCCCGGACTCACTCGCCAACGGAGTCAACCCGGCCAATCCTCGATCGAAAAAGGGCAACCGCGGCCTGAACGAGAACTATGGCAGGGAAGTGATGGAGCTCCACACGGTCGGTGTCAACGGCGGTTACACGCAGGCCGACGTCACCGCGCTCTCCGCCATACTGACGGGCTGGACTGTCGACCGTCCCGGCCAGGCAGGCCCCTTCCTCTTCGATCCCAAGCGCCACGAGCCCGGCACCAAACAATGGTTCGGCCACACGATTGGAACCTCGGCAAACGGAATGGATGAGGGTACGCAGGCATTGACTCTGCTTGCTGCCAGTCCAAAGACAGCGCACTTCATCAGCTACAAACTTGCGCAGCGATTTGTCGCCGACGATCCCCCGCCTGCACTGGTTGACCGCCTGGCCGCAACCTATCTCTCAAGCGATGGCGATATCAAGACGATCCTTCGCGCGCTGGTTCAGTCTCCGGAGTTCAACTCACGAAAGTATTTTCACAACAAGGTTAAGACCCCAATGGAGTTCATCGCCTCTGCGTTCCGTACCACAGTGACGGATCCTGTGAACCCCGGTGCTCTTGTGCAGGCCCTCAAGACGATGGGGATGCCTCCGTACTATGCACTTCCGCCGACGGGTTACTACATCACAGCCGATCAATGGATGAACTCATCGGCGCTCGTCGATCGCCTCAACTTTGCCTATGCGTTGACAGGCAATAAATTTGCGAATCAGAAGTTCGACCCAGCCCATGTCCTCGCGCTTGGGGTGATGAGCCAGCCGGCAGTCTCTCCGGTCGCCACTCCTGCCCCTTTGCGCCAGCCCCGCTATGCGGAGGCGATGCTCAACACTACTGCATCGCCGGTTCCAGGCTTGTCGGGGCAGGATCTTGCCCTGCATGTTCTGGAATCTTCTTTGATCGGGGAAGAGGTCTCCGCTCAGACGAACCAGCTTATCCGCAAGCAGATCGATCAGATCGTCACGCCGGCGACGCCTCCCACTGACACTCTGAATCTACTGACAGCGCTCGTCATGGGTAGCCCAGAATTTCAAATGCACTGA
- a CDS encoding Ku protein codes for MARPYWSGQIQISLVSFGVKLFVATESKSEIRFHQISRSTGERVRHQKVLASSLEDNPGEAANPVEKDEIVKGYEYRKGEYVIIEPKELEQLRVPSKHSISITQFVGLDELGPEYIEKPYFIVPEDDVQAEAFAVIRTALKKTKKAAIGKIAFGGREHVFAIAPAEDDELGGMMGYAMRYQEELRDPAEYFKDIKKVAVNADSLELAMELIKRKAAPFNPSEFKDGYEAAVRELVEAKIKHAPIPQDETVAPRRAQVVNLMDALRKSVGGGETPVKATATKKPSASAKPSKPEAGIALVKPAKSPSSKRKSA; via the coding sequence ATGGCGCGTCCTTACTGGTCCGGTCAGATACAGATATCGCTGGTGTCGTTTGGTGTGAAGCTCTTTGTTGCAACGGAATCGAAGAGCGAGATTCGGTTTCATCAGATCAGCCGGAGCACCGGCGAGCGCGTTAGGCATCAGAAGGTGCTTGCCAGCTCTCTTGAGGACAATCCCGGCGAAGCGGCAAATCCTGTAGAAAAGGACGAGATCGTCAAAGGCTACGAGTACCGCAAGGGCGAGTACGTCATCATCGAACCGAAGGAACTCGAGCAGCTTCGTGTGCCGTCGAAACATTCGATCTCAATTACCCAGTTTGTCGGTCTTGATGAGCTTGGACCGGAGTACATCGAGAAGCCCTACTTCATCGTTCCGGAAGACGACGTTCAAGCTGAGGCATTCGCCGTCATTCGCACGGCATTAAAGAAGACAAAAAAAGCTGCAATCGGCAAGATCGCCTTTGGCGGGCGGGAACATGTCTTCGCTATCGCTCCTGCTGAAGACGACGAATTGGGCGGCATGATGGGTTATGCCATGCGCTACCAGGAAGAGCTGCGTGACCCGGCCGAGTATTTCAAAGACATCAAGAAGGTTGCCGTAAATGCCGATTCGCTGGAACTGGCCATGGAACTGATCAAGCGCAAGGCGGCACCATTTAACCCATCCGAGTTCAAGGATGGGTACGAGGCCGCGGTTCGAGAGCTGGTAGAGGCGAAGATCAAACATGCGCCAATCCCGCAGGATGAAACGGTCGCACCGCGACGGGCGCAGGTGGTCAACCTGATGGATGCCTTGCGCAAGAGTGTTGGAGGCGGTGAAACTCCAGTGAAGGCTACTGCAACAAAGAAACCATCAGCTTCGGCTAAACCGTCTAAACCGGAAGCGGGGATCGCTCTGGTCAAACCGGCCAAGTCTCCTTCAAGTAAACGCAAGTCGGCATAG
- a CDS encoding fumarylacetoacetate hydrolase family protein, whose product MITGAREKDLISAADILLDARRTAKPIADLPKGLQPQTLEEAYFVQDRMSWAYEDIGGWKIGAATPDATPSFAPMPKAWITCNGCAMGGDMHRYRGLEAEIAFLMGADLPPRDKPYTREEVVAAIASMHPVIEVLETAFLDLSQVSKMSATADMAVHGGLVYGEAVPNWQSIDFTKEKVTLSVDGAVRVDRTGSNTAGDLMRLLPYLANEGASRTEGLRKGDWITTGSWTGNTLATAGSAVEARFSTAGLAYLRFA is encoded by the coding sequence ATGATTACCGGTGCGCGTGAAAAAGACCTTATCAGTGCGGCAGATATTCTGCTAGATGCCCGTCGAACGGCCAAACCTATTGCAGATCTACCAAAGGGATTGCAACCGCAGACCCTGGAAGAGGCTTACTTTGTTCAGGACAGGATGTCGTGGGCATATGAAGATATTGGCGGTTGGAAGATAGGCGCCGCAACGCCAGACGCAACGCCAAGTTTTGCCCCAATGCCAAAGGCGTGGATAACCTGCAATGGATGCGCGATGGGGGGCGACATGCACCGATACAGAGGCCTTGAGGCTGAAATTGCCTTCCTGATGGGAGCCGATCTTCCTCCACGGGATAAACCCTACACGCGCGAGGAGGTCGTAGCCGCCATTGCAAGCATGCACCCTGTAATCGAGGTGCTCGAGACAGCGTTTCTGGATCTGTCACAGGTCTCAAAGATGAGTGCGACCGCCGATATGGCAGTGCACGGCGGACTGGTGTACGGCGAAGCCGTCCCCAACTGGCAGAGTATCGACTTCACAAAGGAGAAGGTGACGTTGTCGGTAGACGGGGCAGTGCGAGTCGACAGGACTGGATCCAACACTGCCGGCGACCTGATGCGGCTGCTGCCTTATCTTGCCAATGAAGGCGCCAGCCGGACCGAAGGCCTCAGGAAGGGTGACTGGATTACGACCGGAAGCTGGACCGGGAACACGCTCGCGACGGCGGGCTCGGCAGTGGAGGCGCGCTTCTCTACCGCAGGGCTCGCATACCTGCGGTTCGCATAG
- the msrP gene encoding protein-methionine-sulfoxide reductase catalytic subunit MsrP codes for MQRRHSKGFDPTIHSSDITPESTFQLFQQQRRLLLTGGAALGIGALAASRIPGLFAPATVHAQALPSTASKYTTTENQTPFAKAAGYNNFYEFGFDKSDPAKHAGTLKTRPWTVQITGLVKKPLTLDIDTILKHRPIESRVYRHRCVEAWSMVIPWDGYSLSEFINLCEPLPSAKFVQFLSLADRKQMPDLPFGYNWPYSEGLRMDEAMNPLTLLTFGCYGQVLPNQNGAPIRVIIPWKYGFKSGKSIVRINFTEKMPHTTWNDQNSQEYGFYSNVNPKVDHPRWSQARERRIDSAVLPHYIPTQMFNGYADQVASLYNGMDLKRYY; via the coding sequence ATGCAACGGCGCCACTCCAAAGGTTTCGACCCTACGATCCATTCCTCCGATATCACTCCCGAATCCACCTTTCAGCTCTTTCAGCAGCAACGTCGGCTTCTGCTGACCGGGGGGGCAGCTCTCGGTATCGGCGCTCTGGCTGCCAGCCGCATTCCCGGACTCTTTGCACCGGCTACAGTTCATGCGCAGGCGCTGCCATCTACGGCAAGCAAGTACACCACCACCGAGAATCAAACGCCATTCGCGAAGGCCGCTGGATACAACAATTTCTACGAGTTCGGCTTCGACAAGAGCGACCCTGCTAAACACGCCGGCACTCTCAAAACGCGTCCCTGGACGGTTCAGATTACTGGACTCGTCAAAAAGCCGCTGACGCTCGACATAGACACCATCCTGAAGCATCGTCCTATTGAAAGCCGCGTCTATCGTCATCGCTGCGTGGAAGCCTGGTCGATGGTGATCCCCTGGGACGGCTACTCGCTCTCGGAGTTCATCAATCTCTGCGAGCCGTTGCCCAGCGCGAAGTTTGTCCAATTTCTCTCGCTTGCCGACCGCAAGCAGATGCCCGACCTGCCATTCGGCTACAACTGGCCTTACAGCGAAGGTCTTCGCATGGACGAAGCCATGAACCCTCTTACGCTGCTGACCTTTGGCTGCTATGGGCAGGTCCTTCCCAACCAGAATGGCGCGCCCATTCGCGTCATCATCCCCTGGAAGTATGGCTTCAAGAGCGGCAAATCAATTGTTCGCATCAACTTCACGGAGAAGATGCCGCATACCACCTGGAACGACCAGAATTCGCAGGAGTACGGTTTTTACTCCAACGTGAATCCCAAGGTCGATCATCCACGCTGGAGCCAGGCGCGCGAGCGCCGCATCGACAGCGCCGTTCTGCCGCACTACATCCCTACGCAGATGTTCAACGGCTACGCCGACCAGGTGGCCAGCCTCTACAATGGGATGGACCTCAAGCGCTATTACTGA
- a CDS encoding sulfoxide reductase heme-binding subunit YedZ, which translates to MPKRTILILKTFVHIVCLVPLMWLVHFYQSGALQLNPDPVNYITHFTGDWALWILLASLAITPVRRLSPRIAWLIRFRRMLGLYAFFYATLHLATYIFLFSGYDIVAVFGGIRGGHPGVVFEEWKQVWPYILDDILKRRFIQVGFLAWVILLALAVTSPAAIMRAMGGKNWQRLHLLVYLAAALAIIHYWWLVKSGVTTPWKVTAVLTVLLLARAAYFAYKHRYRPGTAVQITKG; encoded by the coding sequence ATGCCGAAACGCACCATACTCATTCTCAAGACATTCGTGCACATCGTGTGTCTTGTTCCGCTCATGTGGCTCGTGCATTTCTATCAGTCAGGCGCTCTCCAGCTCAATCCCGACCCCGTCAACTACATCACGCACTTTACAGGCGACTGGGCTCTCTGGATATTGCTTGCCTCGCTCGCTATTACGCCTGTGCGGCGGCTTTCTCCTCGCATTGCATGGCTGATTCGTTTTCGCCGAATGTTGGGGCTCTACGCTTTCTTCTATGCCACATTGCACCTGGCGACATACATCTTCCTCTTCTCCGGTTACGATATTGTTGCCGTCTTCGGCGGCATACGTGGTGGTCATCCCGGAGTGGTCTTCGAGGAGTGGAAGCAGGTCTGGCCCTACATCCTTGACGACATTCTCAAGCGCCGGTTCATCCAGGTGGGATTTCTCGCCTGGGTCATCCTTCTCGCTCTGGCTGTAACTTCGCCAGCTGCAATCATGCGGGCCATGGGAGGCAAAAACTGGCAGCGGCTGCACCTGCTCGTCTATCTGGCTGCGGCCCTCGCCATCATTCACTACTGGTGGTTGGTGAAAAGCGGAGTGACGACGCCATGGAAGGTGACAGCAGTCCTGACTGTCTTGTTATTGGCGCGCGCAGCATATTTCGCGTACAAACATCGCTACAGACCCGGGACAGCAGTTCAGATCACAAAGGGCTGA
- a CDS encoding Gfo/Idh/MocA family oxidoreductase — MADVTRRQFLKTAAGSAAVAGFPTIVPSTVFGQMAPSERINVGAIGVGRISRVHDLPAIFRYDGARVIAVCDLDSNRAELGRQFVSEAYTKKLGKPYDAVQVYHNYHELLANKEIDAVVISTPDHQHAIVAAGAVRAGKDVYLQKPASLTIAEGRYLSNAVQASGRILQIGSQQRSWKQFHRACELVRNGRIGEVKHVEVGLPGDPAGGDPTPMPVPAGFNYDAWLGSTPDVPYTVDRVMPQKGFDRPGWLRMEQFGAGMITGWGAHHVDTAHWGMNTEYTGPVEIWGTAEFPMHGLWNVHGKFLTHARYANGMTMDISGDFPNGIKWYGTKGWIFVTRDEMTTPTVGAGTVTKIEPLMASDPKILDSVIGPDEIHLYTATEQHANWLDCIKTRRQPTAPVEIGHRACTTCLLHHIAMKTKRHLHWDPERERFNGDDEANAMLSRPQRSPYTFDQSSWG, encoded by the coding sequence ATGGCAGACGTAACCAGACGGCAATTTTTAAAGACCGCCGCAGGCTCGGCTGCCGTGGCCGGATTCCCAACGATCGTTCCTTCGACCGTCTTCGGTCAGATGGCTCCGAGCGAGCGCATCAACGTAGGCGCGATCGGTGTTGGAAGGATCTCGCGCGTTCACGACCTGCCCGCTATCTTCAGGTACGACGGCGCCCGCGTTATCGCAGTGTGCGATCTCGATTCCAACAGGGCTGAGCTGGGGCGCCAGTTTGTCAGCGAAGCCTATACAAAGAAGCTGGGCAAGCCCTACGATGCGGTGCAGGTTTACCACAACTATCATGAGCTGCTGGCCAACAAGGAGATCGACGCTGTCGTCATCTCGACTCCCGACCACCAGCACGCGATTGTGGCTGCAGGTGCTGTTCGCGCGGGCAAGGACGTCTACCTGCAGAAACCGGCGTCGCTGACGATCGCTGAAGGAAGGTATCTGAGCAATGCGGTGCAGGCTTCGGGAAGAATTCTGCAAATCGGCAGTCAGCAGAGGTCATGGAAGCAGTTTCATCGTGCGTGTGAACTGGTGCGCAATGGGCGCATCGGTGAAGTGAAGCATGTCGAGGTTGGGCTGCCCGGCGACCCGGCGGGAGGTGACCCAACACCGATGCCGGTCCCTGCGGGATTCAACTACGATGCGTGGCTTGGTTCGACGCCCGATGTTCCGTACACGGTAGATCGTGTGATGCCGCAGAAGGGGTTTGACAGGCCGGGATGGCTTCGTATGGAGCAGTTTGGCGCCGGGATGATTACAGGGTGGGGCGCCCATCACGTCGATACCGCACACTGGGGAATGAACACCGAATATACAGGGCCGGTAGAGATCTGGGGAACAGCCGAGTTCCCTATGCACGGTCTCTGGAACGTTCATGGGAAATTTCTGACCCACGCTCGCTATGCGAACGGAATGACCATGGACATATCGGGGGACTTCCCAAATGGCATCAAGTGGTACGGCACGAAGGGCTGGATCTTCGTAACACGCGACGAGATGACGACTCCCACTGTGGGAGCTGGAACGGTCACGAAGATCGAACCGCTGATGGCAAGCGATCCGAAGATTCTGGACTCGGTCATCGGGCCCGATGAGATTCATCTCTATACAGCTACGGAGCAACATGCGAACTGGCTGGACTGCATCAAGACGCGCAGGCAGCCAACGGCTCCCGTTGAGATTGGCCACAGGGCATGTACGACGTGCCTGCTCCACCACATTGCGATGAAGACCAAGAGACACCTGCACTGGGATCCGGAGCGCGAGCGGTTTAATGGCGATGACGAAGCAAATGCGATGCTGTCGCGGCCACAGCGCTCACCGTACACGTTCGATCAGAGCAGTTGGGGCTAG